The DNA region AGATCCAGGAAGTAGCGGTCGTGCTCGACGATCCTGACCCCGTACCGCTGGAGGAATGCCTCGTCCGGCAACCGGTTCGCGGCGGGACTGTGCACGCCGATCACCTCGGGCTCCACCCACAGGCCCGGCAGCATGCCTCGGCTGCGGATGTGATCGAGTACGCGCTGCAGGCCGCCGTCCGGGAAGCGCACGGTCGAGGGCTGCCAGTCCCCCACACTCGGCCACCAGTTGCCGCCGTCGTCATACCAGCCGGCGTCGATGCAGAAGTACTCCGCGCCGGTCCGGGCTGCGGCGTCGATCAGCGGTAGCAGCTTCTCGGTGGTCGGATCACCCATCAAGGCATTCATGTAGTCGTTGAAGATCACCGGCAGGTCGGGCCGGACCAGCGGTCTGCGGATCGCGCGACGGTGCTCGGTCAAGGCTGCTACGGCGCCCTGCCAACCGGCCCTGGAGACCGTGATCGAGGCCGGCACGGTGGTGAACCGATCATCCGGAGCGAGTCGCAGCACCCATTGATGATCGAGATCATCGGGTCCGGAGAGGATCACCGCGACCTCGTCGAGTCCGATCCAGCGGCTGTCGACTTCCCAGCACCAGGCGCCGTTGTGCTCGATCTGCCAGCCGATCGCGCGTCCGGTGGCCAGATTGTCGATCACGGCCGTCGGCAACTGCTGACCCGTCGACCAGGTCGAGGTGCTGACCGCGGCAACCGAGCTGCGTGACTCGATGTCCCAGTCCGGCCGGCCGATCCGGCCCAGGCCCTCGTCGGCGCGGAGCCGGGTCTGGGTCCACCGGCTCTCGGCACACCAGCTGTTCCGAGCCGAATGCAGCACCAGGTCATCCAGTCGCTCGCCGTCGTCGAGCACGCAACCGAGCGCCAGCGAGCTGAGCAGCTGGATCAGGTGGACGGATTGGGAGGTGTTGTGGACCGTGGTTGTGGTCTGAAAGCCCGCCACGCCGGCGTACGCGGTCAACGTGGTGCTGACCTGCAGCCCGGTGACCTCGTCGCGCTGGTCGATGATCAAGGTCTCGGCGATGTCGCCGGTCTCGGTTCGATGGCCGAGGTAGCGCAGCCGGTCACCCACGGCGGTGCTGGTGAACCGGGTATTGGTCAGCATCCGTCCCTGACCCAGCACCAGCAACTCGACCAGCGGCTGCCGCGCCGGCGTCGTGCGCTCGTGGCCGGCGACATCGAGGCTGTCGATGGTCACCGGGCGGTCCGCATCGATGCCGACGATGAGATCGATCAAGCCGTTGCCCCAGCGGATGCGTTCCATGATCACCGAACCTATCGCCGAGATCGCCGAACCCAGCTGGACACACCCTTGCCACCCCGCCAACAGATAGAGGACCATGCATTTCTGCGGGGGTCGCATTGGGTGTGCCCCGGGAAGGACTCCGATTGTGACCGCCGTACGTCGTCGCCCGCTGTTCCGTCGGTCCGCAGCCGCGCTGGTGGCCACCCTGGCAGTCACCGCCGGCACGGCCCTCCTAGAGCAGCCGGCGGAGGCGCATCCGAAACCACCACATTCGACATCACCGGGCCACCACAAAGTGTCGGGGTATGTCGCGCTCGGCGACTCATATGCCTCGGGTGAGGGTCTGGCGCCCTTCGTGGAGGGCACGGACGGCCCCGGCGAGTGCCACCGCTCGGCGAGCCAGAGCTACCCGGTCCGGTTGACCGACTCGAGGAAGCGTGCTTTCGACGACCTGACGTCCGTGGCGTGCTCCGGTGCGGTCATCGCGGATCTGGTGGCGACTCGACCCAACACCACCAGGGCTCCCCAGCTGGCGGCGCTGAACCGCAAGACCGAGACCGTCACGCTCACCATAGGCGGCAACGACGCCGGCTTTCGGCTGATCTTCGGAGACTGCGTCTACACCCCCGCCCCAGAGCTCGCACCGGTGGTGCCAGGCAGCCCGGGCTGTGCGGCCCGCGACGACCTGGTCGTCAGCACTCGGATCGCCGCGCTCACCGGCGGCCGGAATGCGCCGGACCTGCCGGACGTCTATCCGCTCCCCGATGCACTCCGCGCCATCGCCGCCGCCGCGCCGCGCGCCAAGATCTACGTCACCGGCTATCCGAAGATCTTCGGCGCCAAGATCACCAACCCACTGGGCTGCCAGGTCAGCGATCAGGCACCGCTGTTCGTCACCGCGAGCGACGCCGCCTGGGTCCGTAGCAAGGCCATGCAGCTCAACAAGGGCATCGCCTCGGCCGTGACCAAGGCGCGACGCACTGGTGTGAACGCCCACTACGTCGACGTCGCCGGTACCTTCCGCGGTCACAACCTGTGCGACAGGAAGTCCCCGTGGCTGAACGGGGTCGTGCTCAACCCGACCAACCCGCCCTCGTTCTCGCAAGCGTCCTTCCACCCCACCGCGCGCGGTCAGCAGGCCTTCGCCCACTCGCTGCCGACCAAGTCCCGCCGCTAGCCCAGTCCCCAC from Microlunatus phosphovorus NM-1 includes:
- a CDS encoding SGNH/GDSL hydrolase family protein — its product is MTAVRRRPLFRRSAAALVATLAVTAGTALLEQPAEAHPKPPHSTSPGHHKVSGYVALGDSYASGEGLAPFVEGTDGPGECHRSASQSYPVRLTDSRKRAFDDLTSVACSGAVIADLVATRPNTTRAPQLAALNRKTETVTLTIGGNDAGFRLIFGDCVYTPAPELAPVVPGSPGCAARDDLVVSTRIAALTGGRNAPDLPDVYPLPDALRAIAAAAPRAKIYVTGYPKIFGAKITNPLGCQVSDQAPLFVTASDAAWVRSKAMQLNKGIASAVTKARRTGVNAHYVDVAGTFRGHNLCDRKSPWLNGVVLNPTNPPSFSQASFHPTARGQQAFAHSLPTKSRR
- a CDS encoding alpha-galactosidase, producing MERIRWGNGLIDLIVGIDADRPVTIDSLDVAGHERTTPARQPLVELLVLGQGRMLTNTRFTSTAVGDRLRYLGHRTETGDIAETLIIDQRDEVTGLQVSTTLTAYAGVAGFQTTTTVHNTSQSVHLIQLLSSLALGCVLDDGERLDDLVLHSARNSWCAESRWTQTRLRADEGLGRIGRPDWDIESRSSVAAVSTSTWSTGQQLPTAVIDNLATGRAIGWQIEHNGAWCWEVDSRWIGLDEVAVILSGPDDLDHQWVLRLAPDDRFTTVPASITVSRAGWQGAVAALTEHRRAIRRPLVRPDLPVIFNDYMNALMGDPTTEKLLPLIDAAARTGAEYFCIDAGWYDDGGNWWPSVGDWQPSTVRFPDGGLQRVLDHIRSRGMLPGLWVEPEVIGVHSPAANRLPDEAFLQRYGVRIVEHDRYFLDLRHPAARAHLDEVIDRLVEGYGVRFFKLDYNVTPGAGTDRDAFSVGDGLLQQNRAQLDWLRGVRDRHPEVVIENCSSGAMRMDYALLSLLELQSTSDQMDPALYVPIAAAAPASVTPEQAGNWAYPQPGMTPEEIAFCMITGLAGRVYLSGHLNRMSEAELGLVREGVQAYEGLRVDLGQAVPFWPVGLPTSQDPVVMLGLRAPHASYLYVWFTQPGGHDPVTLDLGPKAPISTVYPASLPDWSLTWEADRLTIQPHGVGLTARVFRIS